aaatttttatttattattacttttgtcagtttcaagttatttcagtgaccattgtggggttttctttctttaacggaagagtaccaacaattttgcctacgtctgtatataccTCCACGGgtaaaacctgtgtgtgtggctgagTTCTGCACGGAAACAGATGAGCTATTTTGtcaaaatttatatttttttgtgttgcattACCTACCTGTATTATACTTTAAACTATAAATGATATAATAAACCATACTTAAATATACTGAAGTGATGTAAAACAGTCCAGTATTAATATGGATTTGTTAGTAGGATACAGTAACACCAGTTATCAGAAATACGACAGCTTTAGAAATCTCACCCAACAGATTTAGTCATGGAAATGAGGTTTGGCACTTCCTGTATGTTTGCGGTCACATTTCACCAGACGCCCAGCGATGATAAAAACAAAGTCTGTAACGATCAGACGATGCATCGAGAGTGTTTCTcccataaatataaaaataagatatataaaaaaaaacatagatttACCTCACGTTGAAAATGTGATGACACGATCATATTGAATAACTATGTGGTTGACAGAAAacaaggaatattatttatatttaacaccaTCACCCACATCATGTCAACATATTTTACTACATATATCATACAGCatgctgcatcatcatcatgaatCCTGTCCACTTTATATCATACAGCAACAGGACGTATCAGTTCAGGTTAATCATTACAGGACAGAGCAGTGAGCTGAACAAACGTCTTTATTTGgagctgtgtgttgtgttgctgaGATTGTTTtaacaaaaccacaaaacaatACACTGAACCATGTAAGAATCAACATACACAGTTACCTGCATTACATCATATTAAAGAACAAtaaccaaacaaagatgttaaCGATCTAATAACAGTTTGATTCTGCAAAGTTTAGGTTCGTCTGTCCCGGAAAGAAACGGTTCTTTAGCATTTCATGTTCTGATATTTCATTGATCCAAAATCAGAAATGGACCACACACTCTGCTGGGAGACAAAGTGGGGTCATTCATTTCTAAAATCAACTATTTCAATTTATCTTTAAATAAACTGTATTGAAAAAACATTGCATCATCTTGGAAACAAGCGCTTTATTGGGTCGAGTGCTGAGGTTGATCTGGGTTCAGGGGTCAAACTCAGAACATTCCCTTCCTGTAGCGGTGGATCAACTCTGATACGTCATCCTTACACACCTTTATCCAGCCGTCCTCCTGCATGTGGTacactagacacacacacacacacacacacacacacacacacacacacacacacacacacacacacacacacacacacacacacaaacacacacacacagaaacacacacacacagagatgagtacacatattcacacatattcacacaaatGTACACGTAAACACATAAAGACAAAAATGACAATTTACCCTTTTCAAGTGCTCccagtacgacggagtattagggccacattgagggaaaagtggcaaaagtgagcatgacTCACTTACCCCCGcacactgcttgacccctactaaagtagtgccaaaggttttgcccttttggaactaatggaattaatgagcattaactaattaactaatgggcaccctggacttctaacccgcaaaaggcacaactagaccaaactgtcaaccatcagaccAAAGTTGAAGTTCCAaaattaaatagtttccgagttctgctccggaaactaaagtgtgacacgcgaacgggCGGAAGTACGGAAGGAGGGACGGATGGAAggtaaagtcatactatttcaagaaaaacaaatcgtaatcgcgggtgcaagcggccgaaatgggtttcctcaggagggtggctggcgtctcccttagagatagggtaagaagctcagtcatccgtgagggactcggagtagagtccttgctcctttgcgtcgaaaggagccagttgaggtggttcgggcatctagcacggatgcctcctgggcgcctcccttgggaggtgttccaggcacgaccagctgggaggagaccacggggaagacccaggactaggtggagagattatatctctactctggcctgggaacgcctcgggatcccccagtcagagctggttaatgtggcccgggaaagggaagtttggggtcccctgctggagctgttgcccccgcgacccgatcccggataagcggttgaagatggatggatggatggacaaatcgtaatattacgagaataaagtcataactttatgagaaaaaaaatatttcctccATCAGGTCCGTGCTGTTCTTTCTTTGcaataaacgcagtttcttttccaggtcctgatcctgatgataatgtgctgctgatggtgagtatttggttatttgtgaaacctaaactaaagtagaacttcacaagatgctccacgttcctcattttcacacacgctgctctatttcccctctaaaataacatgtaaaactactactttataatattatgacgttAGTCTCATAATACTGCgcctttattctcttaaacttctgactttattctcattattttacaacttttttaccCGTAAAcgcatgacttttttctcgtaatattatgactttattctcaaaatctcagatttattttttccctcaatgtggccctaatactccagcGTTATACATTTCATGACTGCACAACATTCAGTCTATGCTTCGTCGTGTCCGGGTGCTGCGGCTGATTCCCTGTCGAAGCATCCCCACAGCGCATTTGGCAAAGCGGATGAGCTACAGGCAGTTTAAGTCTTACACATCAGTCATGTCTTTCTTTAATAAATCGTTAAGCTCGTCTTGTTGGTGGTGTGGTCCTTGCTAGTAAAAGAGCAGTTGaggatgatgggaatgtcattagtctTGAAGGTTTGATGATGGTGAcggatgaaaagtcagaggatcaccggtacatgaatgtctgaaccaaatgtCATCGTAGTCCATCCTaaaagttgttgagatatttaacTGAAAACCAAAATGTGAACCTCACAGTGGAGCTCGAGGATTCATCCtatggggaccatgaatgtctgtacaacatttcatggcgatccatccaatagttgttaagatgtcagtctggaccaaagaggACGGACTGACCCTCTGTAACCATACCGATGGTGCGGCCAAACAGAGATAAAAGATATGCTTGAATGCTAAATCAAAAAACAAAGCCGAGGAGTATTCTCAGAGTATACTCACTGTTGACCGACCCTCCAGAGTAGGCGTCCCTGTGCGTAGCGTGAGCGATGCCCCGACGGCCCAGTTCGTACGCCTCCTCCACCGTCATGTCCTCCCGGTAACCGCTGTCCACCACGCCGTAGGCGTAACTGTTGCCGCAGCCGGTAGAGAACATACGGCCAGACAGACGCGTCCCATTGTCATCCACATAGTACAGCCCAGGGCCCTGGAGAGCACAGTTTGGGTCATTAATCAGTATAGTCTGCAGGGAAATgatcattttaatttacattattttaccaGACAACTAGATTAAAGAGTCTGTtggtaagaatcagaaatgcttgttaacagcgacacctgtggccgttaagtcaacgaaagtcagcgtcgggctcgcgcttgctcgctctaaatagacatgaacaaaaattgctcaaaacagtgaggcgacacgcGTCACATCAGAcgttctgcagtgtgtagtgtgcacgcatgcacgtgagaggtggagcgagctgagtgaaggcaggcagaggagcagagtacagcagagactccggccctggagaccaaagctacggtctcccccgcgtcctccgaccgcggccaacactgtttaacagacgggcttcactagatacaaccaagaggttttggtgattcactgtagtttgtgttggagtcttgtctgaacagcggagacacacatgtgagcgcgcatatgtttatacgtgtaagaagttacaaacagtccctttaagttagtATACTAAGTTCCAAATAGAGGCGAGACAATAATAACGTACGTTTTGGGTAAtgttttcttaaagaaagtatactttaaatcttcagtagtcagtatatttttggcataattgggcaaaaattccataataacctttcagcatattataattcaagtgttctgagagaaaactagacttctgctcctcctcatggctctgttttcaggcttgagAACATCTAGCACCGGAAGACACCGGAGgtacatgattattttcagattacctgtctcatgcactactgtcaggatatagtgaccgttttatttattaatcataATTGCTCCGTTTCTACCCCACGCAGCTTTAAGTGTCATTGATAGTAAATAGAAATAATGATAATGTAGCCCTTTTTTATAATGTTAACAGGAGCAGAAAACATCCAGATTACAGTAGGAATCCTGCCCCACCCCCTACACTCCCCTGACCTGCACTGCAAACCACAACATCACCATCCTCTACTACCACAGTGAGGACATCTCTATTCACATCCACAGTTTACCTCTTTGTCCCATCCGCAGATCATGCTCCCCACAGAGAGGCCCATGCCTCTGTAACCCACCATCATGTTACACAGCAGCTTGGAGGCAGCAGCCACAGAGATCCTGTGGTTGTTCCTCAGCCTGTACAGCCTGGAtggatgaaataataaaacaattcatAAGCAAATCAAATCAGTGATGCATGTGGTGCAGGTTAGCAATGATCAATTCTATATCGGGGcacatttctctttcatttaatacaaaaaaaatcaaaaggtCACATCATTTATTTTGCAGAAAATGCATATTCTGTACTGGAATTTGCTGTCTTTGTGCTGTCCGATTTGCTAAATGTCAGGTTTTGCTCCTCAGATTAACactaaaatacatgtttttgtatataatCATATtagctccaatctcgcctacttcagctttaagtgatAAAAAGGGACTGACAGACCAATGTTGAAAACACTGCATGACAGACCTGCACTCTTTGGCCAGGAGTCTCTCCCAGTACTGGCAGTCCGCAGCGCTGCCCGACATGGTGCCTAGCAGGTAGGGGTTGATCTCGATGACCTTGTTGACATCGTTGGACGCTGAAGAGCCGCGATACATTTGGGGGAAAGGAGACATTTAGTGAGCAAGATTACAGTTTGCAGCATAGAGTAGCCCAGTGTAGCAGCACCTTGATTACACGTGTTGCCTGATTTACATTCTGTGACCATCATGGTCCCTAAATGTTACATTTCAAAACTCCACTCCTCTTTGAGACCTTTTGTTGAGCTGATGAGTCTGTCTGATTtaatgatgtacagtatattgatgGTAGCTGGGCAATAAGACTGACTGGGTCATGTCACTCCTTCCTTTTCTTTACAGATAAGACTATGATACATTATATGAGCTATGTGTTTGCACAATCTACTTGTCCCACACATTTCCAAACATGTTGTGCAGTTCCATCCATCTTTTCTAACATTTTCCAGGTCTGGAAGAGAGAAGTAATAATGTGTTGTCTATTCACCTAAGTAACGACCAGCTGAGGCTCTGGAGTCCACAGCCACGATGACTCCATGTCTGAACTTGAAGGCCAGGGTGGTCGTGCCGTGGTTCAGGTCTATGCACACACCTCCGTCACGGTTGCAGGATTTGAGAAACCCTGAAGgctaaaatgaaagcagagtggacaCATGATGCGTAATGGCGCTAtaagtgtatgtatgtgtgtgtgtgcatgtaagaGAACACGAGAGTGCAATATCAATCATAATCTAATATTCTTTGACAATAACTCGTGATAGTGAAGCTAAAAGCATTATAAGATACGCAAAGCTGCACCACAAGCTGAGAGTCACAGACGCGTAAAAGAGCTCGATCCAAAGCGCGTCTGGACGCTTTTACGCACGCAGCAGCTGGTTTACCAGATCACATTCAGAAGATCACTTTCTTACCAAAACTTGATGAAAATGATACTCACGTCTACACCCACAGGCACTGCAAATTCTTGAGTTTTGGTCCCGAAATTGTAGTGGTTGGTTCGGTCGACGAGGTGCGTCTGTCCTGCTGGAAGAATCTGCCCACGGAGTTCAGCATAAGGCTTAAAACCAGTGACTTGGAAAAGAGCCATTATGTGTCAAACTATACTCGGTAGTATACTCAGTATATACTATAACTATACTATAGTTCAGGGGTTCCAACAACGACGAAGGCGATCTGACAAAGCGAGGAGGATAATTTCCTTGTGCGTGACGAGGAATTCGAAAGTGAAAGAGTTTAAAAACTACTTCATTGTAGTCCTGAATGTCCTCTGAAAATAAGATGCTAAATAGCACTAAATCTATGCGAAATTatcattaaatatatttggCCAGTCCTGTGGTTTTTTGTAACTTAAAAAGgtaattaatcaaaataaaaaacacaacactccGCCATATTCAtctagaataaaaaaaaaaaaatggctctAAAAAACCCGCATTGACCAATAGGAGAGCAGGATATTTGTTTCGTCATCAGTCTCTCAGCAAAATGTAGAATTCAGGTTTGTGGAAGCCAGCAGAGGTAGATCACAGTATTGATCACACAAAATCTATGCAGTTAGGTTAAttaagtattatatatatacattaacaTAACATGCCTATACGTCCTTTTCATACTGGGCTGTTTGGGGCTTcaaatattacagtaaataatTACAAAACATGCAACAAAGAAATTATGCAACAGGTAGAATTgtattcaatttttttattattattattccacactgtaaaaacattttactgCTTACTGTAGAACTGCAGTATTTCTGAACTCTTCCACATTAAAGTGAAGTAGAGAGAGGCACAGTAAAAAAACGATGATGACAATGTTAATTAAATGTCTGAGATGTCCCACTACTTCTATTTATTAATGTGAATGTTGTGGTGATTATATGGATTGACGTCGTGTGTGTGCGTCGTGGCTCAGGCTGTGTCCATCTGCTGCACGGCCTCCTGCACAACCTCCAGCTTGAAGGGGACTACTTTCTCCGTCAGGATCGCTGTGGTGCCCGGACCATACCTGTATTTCATTTTCctaaggagagaggaagagagagagagatggagatgggcGAAGCTTGATCAAGTTTGTTTTACAGAACAAATAATATATTGATGGAGGTTTTCATCTTTGGTATTCAAAACAAGTGGTAAATTGTTGATTAAAAAGCTGAAGGATTACATGTTAGTCACAAACTAAAGATATGCACCACTCTCTGAGAAGGAAATCTGATTTGCAGATGTGGTTCAACATGATACCTCTTCTTGTAAGAAACACACTGGCCTACCTGTTGTCTTTGTACTCTGACACCTGGTAGGGTCTGATGTAGTCCACTCCTTGTCTGGTGATGACGCAGATGTCGATGTTGTTGCCTGAGCCGAGGTCACTCATGATGCCCGCGTGGATGGCAAGACACACCAGCTCCTTCGCCTTCTCCAGCTTATGAGGAGTCAGAgaaatgatggagagagagagagagagagagagggacaaacAGAGACATGGAAGAAAATGAAGGAGAAGacattcatcagttttaaaatCCACCTTCCCAAATACCTACACACTCtttcatgtttaatctttttttGTGATCTATTTCTTTGAATTTTCTTATACACAACATAACATTGGGCAGTGAGATGAGTGAGTAAGccttgctaaaaaaaaacacatcatagcAATATATGCATcctaacaaataaaaataaataaataattgaataaataaatatatacttgcaaaaaacaaataaaaacaaaaacaagaaaaataaataaagacaaataactTGGTTCTGTGTGTAGAATTattactaaaaataaatatatgggTCATCTTGGTCATACTGAATACGTacgttattaaaggaccataaaagtaagatAGAATTTAAGTATGCGATTGGCGATATATAACATGGTGCTAGGAGTagctctcggccactttcatttggtcaaattagctctcagaggacaAAAAGGTTGGAAACCCCTGATCTAGAGGCTTATTTACAGTATGTAGTATAGTCCCACCACACTACAGTCATccaattaaacaattaaattaTGTTGTGATCATGTCTAAATGATCACGACCAGCAATCATTGTCACGATGTGTAACAGCAGCTGTCCAGGTGGCGTACCTCCATGTCGGGTTTGAACCCGTCCTCTAGAATCCCAAGAGCAGCCAGATCACCAGAtcctgcacagacacacagtgaaGTGAAGATGTAGCCAGAGAGGGAATCAAATGCAAAACTGCAGCtaattaaaatgttgattatATTGGTAAATTATAGAATGACATCATAATATACGATAGAACATGTTGTGATATGATAGAGAGACTAAACCAGCAAAGAACCCAAGGAAAAGATGACACAGATACAGTGCCGCCAACGCTTATAGAACATTGTTATGCAACAAACTGTACATACCCATAGAAAGGTAAGGCACCTCGTTTACACTCCCATACGGCCCCACCGTGTACAGGTGGTTCCCAGTGCAATCTACTCCTCCCAGTATAAGACTGGCACCAATCTGTCCGTGATACCTGAGGGGCACAGAGATCCAAGTCTGATTACCACCACCGTGTGAGTTTAACTCATTCACAACACCTCTAGATGCAAACACGAACCTGTACAGCATATCCTGTAGTATGTTGACGGCCATGATGACACGAGGGTTCCTCCCGCTGTTCAGAGAGAAGATGGTGAGGTTGGAGGACAGAATGTCTGTGGTCTTCTCTGTATCTGCAGCTGTGCCTGCTCCACAACAACTACGGAGAGGGATCAGAGAGATCAAGGAAGAAGAGATGAGGGGAAAATAAGAACAAGATAAAGTggaaaactaaactaaagtaATTTCTTCTCCCTCAATAGCCTCAATATCCCAGAATGCAATGCAACCACAACTTGCATTGGGGCAATCTGTCATCGATAGCATGTTACTGTAATTACAAGTCTGATTTCAAACGAGAAGTCACCATAGGACTGTCTACTTTCCAGCTGTTTTTATGTGGCAAACAACAGACTGTATGTTaagatggacgacgcatctcacgtacagaagtgaagccaaaatacaGTCAATGTGGCCAACCTTAAAAGGTCACTGTAGGGCATTCTGGGATATGTAGGAAATCACAAGTAAAGGAGGCAGTTTAAGGTAAAATATGCAGGAGGCACCAAAAAAGGAAACGACATTTCATTGCAAAACAAATAGAATTGCATTGGACATCATAGACCAGCGGTCAGCAACCCGCGTCTCTTTAACCCCTcttcagtggctccctgtggagctttaaaaatggaaatgaataactgtttctgttcatttactttttcctttttatttatcattgttaggtctatggtacgacggtacgacggagtattagggccacattgaggaaaaaaataaatctgagatttcgagaataaagtcataatattataaagtagtagtgttattttatttttttctcattaagttatttactttattcttgtaatattacaacttattttcttgtaaagttatggctttattctcgtaatattttattctgtaaatctcagatgttttttccctcaatgtggccctaatactccgtagtacattgtctctttggtcctcactgcattagactgatatactatatacttagactataaactgtgtgtaAGCTGTATAAACTGTataatgttttgcggctccagacagatttttttttttttgttgcactaaaatgtctcttttaatagtaaaggttgctgacccctggtatagaCGGATAATAGCGGGAGTACTTTGACTTCCTCCGCCTCTGGTTTCAGGGTACCATGTATATGAGACTTACTATATATTTGGAGCTATGTAGTGGATCTTGGCGCACATCTTGTCGGCCACCACTTCACCGGAGGTCGCTCTTGTGTCTGCTCCCAGCACCACACCATcctgcaccaacacacacacaaattgggATACTGGTAACCACTCAAATTGTCATCCCCTCTGGTTGCCCTTGGGCAAggcatttcttttctttctttttttttattgcaagacAAACGACAATACATTAACACAACAACAAGAGGACGACAAGAACAGTGAAGACAGGCCAGTTAGCacatttctgtatgtgtgtgtatgcgcgtGAGCGTGCGTACGAGCATGTGCCTTGGGGTGGGGTCTATAGGGTGGAtacatggagagaggagaggttaataaaaaatatatatatttatatacatgcatatacatacatgcatatataCAAAAACAATTATTAAGTAGTTAACTAAGGGGAAGCATAGAGGaggaaataactaaataaatgagcAAGGAACATAATTAattctaataataattagactaataataacagttataaCAACGATAGAGTCAGGGGCGGCGCAGCCCCATCCACCGGCGGCGAGGCACAACAGGGGCACCGTTAGAGACCTCCAGAGCAGGTCAGCAGGTTCAGTTCGGCAGGGTCAACTAGGTTATTGTTTCATATTGTACTTATTGATTTGAAGTTGTATTTGTgcatctattctattttattttatttttctttaattatttattcttGACTGAATGACCCAGCATTGGGCCGACCCCGACCCTTATAGGAGAGGGCTGGCCCATTGTGGGCATGATCCCCATGACCCAGGGGAGGGGGCTGtgtatggaggatggacagtCATGAGATTTGACTGTGAAAGGGAGGAATAAATTGACCCAGCCTTCCTTCCCCCTGGGCAAGGCATTTCAATCTCAGTCGGTCCAGTGGAGCTGCCCAGTCACCAGCAGTGGAGATGCACTGGGCAGCTCCTGTCATGCATATGCATCATGGCAATGCAGATGCAAACAGAGACTTCATTGTTTACCTTCCTACAATCTGGTATActaaaaacaatgtaaaaaaatctaatttatgGCTCATGGACTAAAGTCACCCCTCTGGTCCAGCTCAGTTTACACAGCTCTATACTCGCCTTGAACACCATTCCTGCTATTGTGGTGCCTGTTTTCATAGGTTTAGGTGTGTGTCCATCAAAAAGACCCTCTAATGCAGCATTCctagagggaaggagagaagagggagggtCAACTGATGAATATATGTTATAGATATAATAACCGCCATCATTGATTCAACTGATAAACAAGCAGGAAAAAaagttactttcacttttgatctTTTTGATTTTGACTcgttttaatgtgttttctttaatgataCAGCCTGCTGCTCTTATAAcatacaagaagaagaagctcaTACCTCGCTGCGTTGTCGAAATTGAACCCAGCTGCAGGAGTTTGGAGGACATTTGATAGCGCCATGCTGAAGAGTTGAGCTGCGGCTTCTCTGCGCGTCTCGATGCGCCTGAGGTCGCTGTTCTGAGCGTcgcctctcctccttcttctctttcGATTTTGGAGTGAAAAATGGAGAAACGCTGCACGGACGCACAAGTTAAAGGAGTCAGCACCGGGGTGAGTAAATCCGGATCGGTTCACCAGTATCTTGTATCCAGCCtgctgaagcagcagcagcagtagtgatGCCTTTTACGCGTCTTTTACGCGCATTTTACGCGTAAAAATGATCGATAACCGTCTCCGAGCAGGATGAGCAGGTGATGCCTGAATagtacaaacacaaaatgaaaagacGTCGACTGGACGTTCCTTGTGTTTTATTATCAGTgaattgttttaaatgtttcctCTGTTACCTCCCAATGTTTCTACAGAGAAGCGACATGGCTACACTTTCACCTTCAGTTCATATCCCCTTAAGAACCTTCACAGAACTCTAAATCCCAGAATGCATAGCGTTGCTCAGTCTGCTGTATGGACACGAAGCAGTGATAAATAAGACATGTCTTAgtattagaatagaatagaaagctttattggcattgtattaaatacaacgagattcacagtgtCCACTTCTGATCAGtgctaaacgaggcagataaaacatataacaggtaaaacacacacagttataaagtaaataaaacaggtgaagtagatgtaataaataaatagaaacagaagtgttacactagaagtataaaatataaaaatagatgtaatgtaaacagaggtaatagcacttgtaaaataggaggtagggtagatgtaataaataaaatgtaaacaaagttgcacttgaggtgtatatattgcacagataaatatattcacattcagtgtattgaTATTGCACAGATTTGTTTTTGGTTCAGTGTCCGTATGGCCCAGGGAGAGAAACTGGAGGTGCGGGCTTTCACTGACCTGTAGCGCCTGCCAGAGGTCAGCCGGTCAAACAGGTGATGAGCTGGGTGCGAGGAGTCCCTGAGAATAGTTGTGGACCTACTGAGTATTACTTTTAGTTTGCAAGCAGCTTTTAACAGTCTGACTAACAGCATCACTACGGTACATTTACAATTTATCCAACTCAAGGATACGAAATGATCATAGCTGACATGGGCTTTGCATTTGTTGTTGTGCTGCTCAGCTGGAAAATCAAGGTGTCCAAACAAAGTCTGTCATTTCACTGGTGCATAGaataaaaaggaaagaaagaagggaaagCTGTGTGTGAATACAAACACACTTCAAGAATTTGGCCGTACAGCTCAAAACCcctaaaaaggaaaaaaacaacaacaaccacattcTCTCTTATCAGTTTGagtaaaatatgaattaaaatatCACATAAACTGAGAAAGCGTTTTCACCACCGTCATGCACACCAAGCGTTTAAAACCTCTACTGCCAATGCAAAACTCAAACAATGCCAATTACGTATGTTATATTTGTCTTCTGTCATATTTAGCTCAATATATAACTACTTGTTCAGTGCTGGAGAATGAAACCGTGTCTCCAACCACACTGTCCTCCTCCCTTTAGACCACCATCCTGGCTGCCACCTTCGATGGAGGGGTCGTGATCGGGTCAGACTCCAGGGCTTCCATTGGAGGGTGAGGATGTTGTGACGACACACTCAAATTGATACACGGAAACAAAAGGCTGATGTGTTGTGCACAACCTTTGAAACGTGTTATAAGGTTATTTTAAAGCAGAGAGCAAGGTTACAAAGTGTATTAGTTGTGTAGGCACAAAAGGCCAACAGAACAGAATATTTCAGGACACACACAACCTGCAATTTTacaaaccatccatccatccatctgcaaccgcttatcccgttaggggtcgcgggggggctggagccgatcccagccgacattgggcgaaggcagggtacaccctggacaggtcgccagtccatcgcagggctgacacatagagacagacaaccattcacgctcacactcacacctacgggcaatttagagtccacaattaacttaacctgcatgtctttggactgtgggaggaaaccggagtacccggagaaaacccacgctaacacggggagaacatgcaaactccacacagaagggtcccaagccggattcgaacctgcaaccctctagctgtgaggcgccagtgctaaccactgcaccaccgtgaaAACCAATTTtacaaacaataacaataatatgtTTTGCAATATGGTAACTTTTTAAGGCCACAGCTCCagttaaaaactacatttta
This Sebastes fasciatus isolate fSebFas1 chromosome 17, fSebFas1.pri, whole genome shotgun sequence DNA region includes the following protein-coding sequences:
- the LOC141754413 gene encoding proteasome subunit beta type-7-like; this translates as MALSNVLQTPAAGFNFDNAARNAALEGLFDGHTPKPMKTGTTIAGMVFKDGVVLGADTRATSGEVVADKMCAKIHYIAPNIYCCGAGTAADTEKTTDILSSNLTIFSLNSGRNPRVIMAVNILQDMLYRYHGQIGASLILGGVDCTGNHLYTVGPYGSVNEVPYLSMGSGDLAALGILEDGFKPDMELEKAKELVCLAIHAGIMSDLGSGNNIDICVITRQGVDYIRPYQVSEYKDNRKMKYRYGPGTTAILTEKVVPFKLEVVQEAVQQMDTA
- the psmb8a gene encoding proteasome subunit beta type-8 isoform X2, which translates into the protein MALFQVTGFKPYAELRGQILPAGQTHLVDRTNHYNFGTKTQEFAVPVGVDPSGFLKSCNRDGGVCIDLNHGTTTLAFKFRHGVIVAVDSRASAGRYLASNDVNKVIEINPYLLGTMSGSAADCQYWERLLAKECRLYRLRNNHRISVAAASKLLCNMMVGYRGMGLSVGSMICGWDKEGPGLYYVDDNGTRLSGRMFSTGCGNSYAYGVVDSGYREDMKVEEAYELGRRGIAHATHRDAYSGGSVNMYHMQEDGWIKVCKDDVSELIHRYRKGMF
- the psmb8a gene encoding proteasome subunit beta type-8 isoform X1 translates to MALFQVTGFKPYAELRGQILPAGQTHLVDRTNHYNFGTKTQEFAVPVGVDPSGFLKSCNRDGGVCIDLNHGTTTLAFKFRHGVIVAVDSRASAGRYLASNDVNKVIEINPYLLGTMSGSAADCQYWERLLAKECRLYRLRNNHRISVAAASKLLCNMMVGYRGMGLSVGSMICGWDKEGPGLYYVDDNGTRLSGRMFSTGCGNSYAYGVVDSGYREDMTVEEAYELGRRGIAHATHRDAYSGGSVNMYHMQEDGWIKVCKDDVSELIHRYRKGMF